From Eremothecium sinecaudum strain ATCC 58844 chromosome V, complete sequence, a single genomic window includes:
- the LEA1 gene encoding U2 snRNP complex subunit LEA1 (Syntenic homolog of Ashbya gossypii AFL109W; Syntenic homolog of Saccharomyces cerevisiae YPL213W (LEA1)), producing MVKLTPAKLIEAPVYYVDHFHTKYDVDKIVILRDGGFVNDKEVMPETLKTLPALTNILDFTNNNLDEFPNLNYKTSLHTLLLSRNQIRKLDGSRLPKSLVNIALAMNNIGTFEQLKGLKSFPKTLRNLNLRGNVVCHLDGYREVVISYCPQLEVLDGERVKLVERKSNPKLLADSNSKPASNLSASKVEDKDIQLMDHVISKMDDATIASIKEQLANAQTLDEIERLEKLLSGGV from the coding sequence ATGGTGAAGTTGACGCCTGCAAAGCTTATAGAAGCCCCAGTTTACTATGTGGACCACTTTCATACCAAGTACGATGTCGATAAGATCGTCATATTAAGAGATGGTGGCTTCGTGAATGATAAAGAAGTCATGCCAGAGACGTTGAAAACGCTTCCAGCGTTAACAAATATACTGGATTTTACGAATAATAACCTAGATGAATTTCCTAATCTGAATTATAAAACTAGTCTTCACACTTTACTGCTATCGAGGAATCAAATACGAAAGCTTGATGGATCGAGGCTACCGAAAAGTCTAGTGAATATAGCGCTGGCTATGAATAACATTGGAACTTTTGAACAGTTAAAAGGTTTAAAGAGTTTTCCAAAGACTTTGAGAAATCTCAATCTACGTGGAAACGTTGTTTGTCATCTCGATGGATATAGAGAAGTCGTAATATCTTATTGTCCTCAGTTAGAAGTTCTAGATGGAGAACGGGTAAAACTGGTCGAAAGGAAATCCAATCCAAAACTATTAGCTGATAGCAACTCCAAGCCTGCTTCTAATTTGTCAGCGTCGAAAGTTGAAGATAAAGATATTCAACTTATGGATCATGTTATTAGCAAGATGGATGACGCAACGATAGCAAGCATAAAGGAACAGCTGGCGAATGCACAGACGCTAGATGAGATAGAAAGACTTGAAAAGCTACTATCTGGGGGTGTATAA